A DNA window from Camelus dromedarius isolate mCamDro1 unplaced genomic scaffold, mCamDro1.pat HAP1_SCAFFOLD_76, whole genome shotgun sequence contains the following coding sequences:
- the SEPTIN12 gene encoding septin-12: protein MDPLRQPPSPCSPRPSSPRTPSCEMLGYVGIEAVLDQLKIKAMKMGFEFNIMVVGQSGLGKSTMVNTLFKSKMWKSTLPGLGVPTPKTLQLQSVTHVIEEKGVKLKLTVTDTPGFGDQINNDKCWDPILGYINEQYERYLQEEILITRQRHIPDTRVHCCVYFVPPTGHCLRPLDIEFLQRLCQTVNVVPVIARADSLTIEEREAFRRRIQHNLRTHCIEVYPQKCFDEDVNDRILNSKIRERIPFAVVGADREHLVNGRCVLGRKTKWGIIEVENMAHCEFPLLRDLLIRTHLQDLKDITHNIHYENYRVFRLNKSHVLPRGPGWVNLAPGPAPSPASPQATPRTMKVCRWTQDNSDDEC, encoded by the exons ATGGACCCCCTgaggcagcccccctccccctgctcaccAAGGCCTTCCAGCCCCAGGACACCATCCTGCGAGATGCTTGGTTACGTGGGCATCGAGGCCGTGCTGGACCAACTGAAGATCAAGGCCATGAAGATGGGGTTTGAGTTCAACATCATGGTGGTGG GGCAGAGCGGGCTTGGCAAGTCCACGATGGTGAACACGCTCTTTAAGTCCAAGATGTGGAAGTCCACCCTGCCAGGCCTGGGGGTGCCCACGCCCAAAACGCTGCAGCTGCAGTCGGTGACCCACG TCATCGAGGAGAAGGGCGTGAAGCTTAAGCTGACCGTGACTGACACACCCGGCTTCGGGGACCAGATCAACAATGACAAATG CTGGGACCCAATCCTGGGCTACATCAATGAGCAGTACGAGCGGTACCTGCAGGAGGAGATTCTCATCACCCGCCAGCGCCACATCCCTGACACCCGGGTGCACTGCTGCGTGTACTTCGTGCCACCCACCGGACACTG CCTGCGGCCCCTGGACATTGAATTCCTGCAGCGCCTCTGCCAGACTGTGAATGTGGTGCCCGTGATTGCCCGGGCTGACAGCTTGACCATTGAGGAACGAGAGGCCTTCAGGCGCAGG ATCCAGCATAACCTGAGGACCCACTGCATCGAGGTGTACCCCCAGAAGTGCTTCGATGAGGACGTCAATGACAGGATCCTCAATAGCAAGATCCGG GAACGGATCCCCTTTGCTGTGGTCGGGGCCGACCGAGAGCACCTGGTGAATGGGAGATGTGTCCTGGGCCGGAAGACGAAGTGGGGCATCATTGAAG TGGAGAACATGGCTCATTGTGAGTTCCCCCTCCTGAGAGACTTGCTCATCCG CACCCACCTCCAAGACCTGAAGGACATCACCCATAACATCCACTACGAGAACTACCGTGTCTTCAGACTGAACAAAAGCCACGTGCTGCCCCGTGGGCCCGGCTGGGTGAACCTGGCCCCGGgcccggcccccagccctgccagtcCCCAGGCCACCCCCCGGACCATGAAGGTCTGCCGGTGGACCCAGGACAACTCGGACGATGAATGCTAA